Proteins encoded within one genomic window of Microtus ochrogaster isolate Prairie Vole_2 linkage group LG4, MicOch1.0, whole genome shotgun sequence:
- the Tmbim1 gene encoding protein lifeguard 3 — MSNPTAPPPYEDRNPLYPGPPPPGGYGQPSVLPGGYPAYPAYPQPGYGHPAGYPQPMPPIHPMPMNYGHDYGGEERATSDNFGHGEWDDRKVRHNFIRKVYSIISVQLLITVAIIAIFTFVEPVSAFVRKNVAVYYVSYAVFFVTYLTLACCQGPRRRFPWNIILLTLFTLALGFMTGTISSMYQTKAVIIAMIITAVVSISVTIFCFQTKVDFTSCTGLFCVLGIVLMVTGIVTSIVLSFKYIYWLHMVYAALGAICFTLFLAYDTQLVLGNRKHTISPEDYITGALQIYTDIVYIFTFVLQLVGSRD, encoded by the exons ATGTCCAATCCCACTGCCCCGCCTCCCTATGAGGACCGCAACCCCCTGTACCCTGGCCCTCCACCTCCTGGGGGCTATGGGCAGCCATCTGTCCTGCCAGGTGGATACCCTGCCTACCCCGCCTACCCCCAACCTGGTTACGGTCACCCTGCTGGCTACCCACAGCCGATGCCTCCCATCCATCCAATGCCCATGAACTACG GCCATGACTAcggtggggaggagagagcaaCAAGTGACAACTTTGGCCATGGAGAATGGGATGACCGGAAAGTCCGACATAACTTCATCCGAAAG GTCTACTCCATCATTTCCGTTCAGCTGCTCATCACGGTGGCCATCATTGCTATCTTCACCTTTGT GGAACCAGTCAGTGCGTTCGTGAGGAAGAATGTGGCTGTGTACTACGTGTCCTA TGCTGTCTTCTTCGTCACCTACCTGACCCTTGCCTGCTGCCAGGGACCCAG gCGCCGGTTCCCATGGAACATCATCCTGCTGACCCTCTTT acTCTGGCTTTGGGCTTTATGACAGGCACCATTTCCAG taTGTACCAAACCAAAGCTGTCATCATAGCGATGATCATCACTGCTGTGGTATCCATTTCTGTCACCATCTTCTGCTTCCAGACTAAG GTGGACTTCACCTCGTGTACAGgcctcttctgtgtcctggggaTCGTGCTGATGGTCACTGGGATTGTCACTAGCATTGTGCTGtcattcaaatat ATTTACTGGCTCCACATGGTCTATGCCGCTCTGGGGGCCATCTGCTTCACTCTG TTCCTGGCTTACGATACACAGCTGGTCCTGGGGAACCGGAAGCACACCATCAGCCCAGAGGACTACATCACAGGTGCCCTGCAGATCTACACTGATATAGTCTACATCTTCACTTTCGTGCTCCAGCTGGTGGGGAGTCGAGACTGA
- the Pnkd gene encoding probable hydrolase PNKD isoform X3: MAAVVAATALKGRGARNARVLRGILSGATANKASQNRTRALQSHSSPECKEEPEPPLSPELEYIPRKRGKNPMKAVGLAWAIGFPCGILFFVLTKQEVDKDRLKQMKARQNMRVSNTGEYESQRFRVSSQQAQFPEVGSGVQN; this comes from the exons ATGGCGGCGGTGGTAGCTGCTACGGCGCTGAAGGGCCGTGGGGCTAGAAATGCCCGCGTCCTCCGGG GGATTCTCTCTGGAGCCACAGCTAACAAGGCTTCCCAGAACAGGACCAGAGCACTGCAGAGCCACAGCTCACCGGAGTGCAAGGAGGAGCCTGAGCCCCCCCTCTCTCCTGAGCTGGAATACATTCCCAGAAAGAGGGGCAAGAACCCCATGAAAGCTGTGGGACTCGCCTG GGCCATCGGCTTCCCCTGTGGTATCCTCTTCTTCGTGCTCACCAAGCAGGAAGTGGACAAGGACCGTTTGAAGCAGATGAAGGCTCGGCAGAACATGCGGGTTTCCAACACGGGCGAGTATGAGAGCCAGAGATTCAGGGTTTCCTCCCAACAAGCCCAGTTCCCTGAAGTTGGGTCTGGTGTACAGAACTGA
- the Aamp gene encoding angio-associated migratory cell protein isoform X1: MSGGAWVLPPRPGLVIPVLPCDWRLCQSTSVAIGPDSVALSAGSHLRLLPPGRRGSSSASSRRADSGRRLGPEKWIGRFRRMESESESGAAADTPPLETLSFHGDEEIIEVVELDPGPPDPADDLAQEMEDVDFEEEEEEEEGNDEGWVLEPQEGVVGSMEGPDDSEVTFALHSASVFCVSLDPKTNTLAVTGGEDDKAFVWRLSDGELLFECAGHKDSVTCAGFSHDSTLVATGDMSGLLKVWQVDTKEEVWSFEAGDLEWMEWHPRAPVLLAGTADGNTWMWKVPNGDCKTFQGPNCPATCGRVLPDGKRAVVGYEDGTIRIWDLKQGSPIYVLKGTEGHQGPLTCVATNQDGSLILTGSVDCQAKLVSATTGKVVGVFRPETVASQPSLGEGEESESNSVESLGFCSVMPLAAVGYLDGTLAIYDLSTQTLRHQCQHQSGIVQLLWEAGTAVVYTCSLDGIVRLWDARTGRLLTDYRGHTAEILDFALSKDASLVVTTSGDHKAKVFCVQRPDR; the protein is encoded by the exons ATGTCGGGCGGAGCTTGGGTTCTCCCGCCACGCCCCGGCCTGGTCATCCCAGTTCTGCCTTGTGATTGGCGGCTCTGTCAGTCCACTTCTGTCGCTATTGGTCCGGATTCCGTCGCTCTTTCTGCTGGGAGTCACCTACGCCTACTTCCTCCCGGGAGGAGGGGCTCGAGTTCCGCGTCGTCGCGCAGAGCTGACTCTGGGAGGCGTTTGGGCCCAGAGAAGTGGATCGGGAGGTTTCGCCGCATGGAGTCCGAATCAGAGAGCGGAGCGGCCGCTGACACCCCGCCGCTGGAGACTCTAAGCTTCCACGGAGATGAAGAGATCATTGAGGTGGTAGAGCTGGATCCAGGCCCGCCCGACCCGG CAGATGATCTGGCCCAGGAGATGGAAGACGTGGactttgaagaagaggaagaagaggaagagggcaaTGATGAGGGCTGGGTCCTGGAACCCCAGGAAGGGGTGGTCGGCAGCATGGAGGGCCCGGATGATAGCGAGGTCACCTTTGCATTGCACTCAG CATCCGTGTTTTGTGTGAGCCTGGACCCCAAAACCAACACCTTGGCAGTGACTGGGGGTGAAGATGACAAGGCCTTCGTGTGGAGGCTCAGCGATGGGGAGCTGCTCTTCGAGTGTGCAG GCCATAAGGACTCTGTGACGTGTGCTGGTTTCAGCCATGATTCCACCCTCGTGGCCACAGGGGACATGAGTGGTCTTTTGAAGGTATGGCAGGTGGACACCAAGGAAGAAGTCTGGTCCTTTGAAGCAGGAGACCTGGAG tgGATGGAGTGGCACCCTCGGGCACCTGTCCTGTTAGCGGGCACTGCTGACGGCAACACTTGGATGTGGAAGGTGCCAAATGGTGACTGTAAGACCTTCCAGGGCCCCAACTGCCCTGCAACCTGTGGCCGCGTCCTCCCTGATG GGAAGAGAGCTGTGGTAGGATATGAAGATGGAACCATCAGGATTTGGGACCTCAAGCAGGGAAGCCCCATCTATGTACTGAAAG GGACTGAGGGTCACCAGGGCCCTCTGACCTGTGTTGCCACCAACCAGGATGGCAGCTTAATCCTCACTGGCTCTGTGGACTGCCAGGCCAAGCTGGTCAGTGCTACCACTGGCAAG GTAGTGGGTGTGTTCAGACCTGAGACAGTCGCCTCCCAGCCCAGCCTGGGCGAGGGAGAGGAGAGTGAGTCCAACTCCGTGGAGTCCTTGGGCTTCtgcagtgt GATGCCTCTGGCTGCTGTTGGCTATCTGGATGGAACCTTGGCCATCTACGACCTGTCCACGCAGACACTCCGGCACCAGTGTCAGCACCAG TCGGGCATTGTTCAGCTGCTGTGGGAGGCTGGCACTGCTGTGGTATACACCTGTAGCCTGGATGGCATTGTTCGTCTCTGGGATGCCCGGACTGGCCGCCTGCTTACTGACTACCGGGGCCACACTGCTGAGATCTTGGACTTTGCCCTCAGCAA AGATGCCTCCCTGGTGGTGACAACATCAGGAGACCACAAAGCGAAAGTGTTTTGTGTCCAGAGACCTGACCGTTAG
- the Aamp gene encoding angio-associated migratory cell protein isoform X2 has protein sequence MESESESGAAADTPPLETLSFHGDEEIIEVVELDPGPPDPDDLAQEMEDVDFEEEEEEEEGNDEGWVLEPQEGVVGSMEGPDDSEVTFALHSASVFCVSLDPKTNTLAVTGGEDDKAFVWRLSDGELLFECAGHKDSVTCAGFSHDSTLVATGDMSGLLKVWQVDTKEEVWSFEAGDLEWMEWHPRAPVLLAGTADGNTWMWKVPNGDCKTFQGPNCPATCGRVLPDGKRAVVGYEDGTIRIWDLKQGSPIYVLKGTEGHQGPLTCVATNQDGSLILTGSVDCQAKLVSATTGKVVGVFRPETVASQPSLGEGEESESNSVESLGFCSVMPLAAVGYLDGTLAIYDLSTQTLRHQCQHQSGIVQLLWEAGTAVVYTCSLDGIVRLWDARTGRLLTDYRGHTAEILDFALSKDASLVVTTSGDHKAKVFCVQRPDR, from the exons ATGGAGTCCGAATCAGAGAGCGGAGCGGCCGCTGACACCCCGCCGCTGGAGACTCTAAGCTTCCACGGAGATGAAGAGATCATTGAGGTGGTAGAGCTGGATCCAGGCCCGCCCGACCCGG ATGATCTGGCCCAGGAGATGGAAGACGTGGactttgaagaagaggaagaagaggaagagggcaaTGATGAGGGCTGGGTCCTGGAACCCCAGGAAGGGGTGGTCGGCAGCATGGAGGGCCCGGATGATAGCGAGGTCACCTTTGCATTGCACTCAG CATCCGTGTTTTGTGTGAGCCTGGACCCCAAAACCAACACCTTGGCAGTGACTGGGGGTGAAGATGACAAGGCCTTCGTGTGGAGGCTCAGCGATGGGGAGCTGCTCTTCGAGTGTGCAG GCCATAAGGACTCTGTGACGTGTGCTGGTTTCAGCCATGATTCCACCCTCGTGGCCACAGGGGACATGAGTGGTCTTTTGAAGGTATGGCAGGTGGACACCAAGGAAGAAGTCTGGTCCTTTGAAGCAGGAGACCTGGAG tgGATGGAGTGGCACCCTCGGGCACCTGTCCTGTTAGCGGGCACTGCTGACGGCAACACTTGGATGTGGAAGGTGCCAAATGGTGACTGTAAGACCTTCCAGGGCCCCAACTGCCCTGCAACCTGTGGCCGCGTCCTCCCTGATG GGAAGAGAGCTGTGGTAGGATATGAAGATGGAACCATCAGGATTTGGGACCTCAAGCAGGGAAGCCCCATCTATGTACTGAAAG GGACTGAGGGTCACCAGGGCCCTCTGACCTGTGTTGCCACCAACCAGGATGGCAGCTTAATCCTCACTGGCTCTGTGGACTGCCAGGCCAAGCTGGTCAGTGCTACCACTGGCAAG GTAGTGGGTGTGTTCAGACCTGAGACAGTCGCCTCCCAGCCCAGCCTGGGCGAGGGAGAGGAGAGTGAGTCCAACTCCGTGGAGTCCTTGGGCTTCtgcagtgt GATGCCTCTGGCTGCTGTTGGCTATCTGGATGGAACCTTGGCCATCTACGACCTGTCCACGCAGACACTCCGGCACCAGTGTCAGCACCAG TCGGGCATTGTTCAGCTGCTGTGGGAGGCTGGCACTGCTGTGGTATACACCTGTAGCCTGGATGGCATTGTTCGTCTCTGGGATGCCCGGACTGGCCGCCTGCTTACTGACTACCGGGGCCACACTGCTGAGATCTTGGACTTTGCCCTCAGCAA AGATGCCTCCCTGGTGGTGACAACATCAGGAGACCACAAAGCGAAAGTGTTTTGTGTCCAGAGACCTGACCGTTAG
- the Gpbar1 gene encoding G-protein coupled bile acid receptor 1 produces the protein MPRPMMTPNNTGEVASSIPKGVLGISLALSSLIVVANLLLALGIALDRHLRSPPAGCFFLSLLLAGLLTGLALPMLPGLWSRSHRGYWSCLFLHLAPNFSFLSLLANLLLVHGERYVAVLQPLRPHGSLRLALLLTWASPLLFASLPALGWNHWSPGANCSSQAVFPAPYLYLEVYGLLLPAVGAAALLSVRVLATAHRQLQEICRLERAVCRDTPSTLARTLTWRQARAQAGATLLFLLCWGPYVATLLLSVLAYERRPPLGPGTLLSLISLGSASAAAVPVAMGLGDQRYTAPWRAAAQRWLRALRGRAKRDSPGPGTTAYHPSSQSSMDLNLN, from the coding sequence ATGCCAAGGCCCATGATGACACCCAACAATACTGGGGAGGTGGCCAGCTCCATTCCCAAGGGGGTACTGGGGATTTCCCTGGCCCTATCAAGTCTGATCGTTGTCGCCAACCTGCTCCTGGCCCTAGGCATCGCCCTGGACCGCCACCTGCGCAGCCCACCTGCTGGCTGCTTCTTCCTAAGCCTGTTACTGGCCGGGCTACTTACGGGGCTGGCACTACCCATGCTCCCTGGGCTGTGGAGCAGGAGCCACCGGGGCTACTggtcctgtctctttctccacttGGCCCccaacttctctttcctctccctgcttGCCAACCTGCTGCTCGTGCACGGGGAGCGATATGTGGCAGTGTTGCAGCCACTGCGGCCCCATGGGAGTTTGCGGCTAGCCCTGCTCCTCACCTGGGCCAGCCCCCTGCTCTTTGCCAGCCTGCCTGCTCTGGGCTGGAACCATTGGAGTCCTGGTGCCAACTGCAGCTCccaagctgtcttcccagccccctACCTCTACCTCGAAGTCTACGGGCTCCTTTTGCCTGCTGTGGGAGCTGCTGCCCTTCTGTCTGTCCGAGTGTTGGCTACTGCCCACCGCCAGCTGCAGGAGATCTGCCGACTGGAGCGGGCAGTGTGCCGTGATACTCCTTCAACCCTGGCCAGGACTCTCACCTGGAGGCAGGCTAGGGCGCAGGCAGGAGCCACGCTGCTCTTCTTGCTGTGTTGGGGACCCTATGTGGCCACACTGCTCCTGTCAGTGCTGGCCTATGAGCGGCGCCCACCACTAGGGCCAGGAACTCTGTTATCTCTCATCTCACTGGGCAGCGCCAGTGCGGCAGCTGTGCCTGTGGCCATGGGTCTGGGCGATCAGCGCTACACAGCCCCATGGAGGGCAGCTGCCCAAAGGTGGCTGCGAGCTCTTCGAGGAAGGGCCAAGAGGGACAGTCCAGGCCCCGGCACCACTGCCTACCACCCCAGCAGCCAAAGCAGCATGGACCTGAACTTGAACTAG